In the Silurus meridionalis isolate SWU-2019-XX chromosome 6, ASM1480568v1, whole genome shotgun sequence genome, one interval contains:
- the LOC124386814 gene encoding protein argonaute 3-like, whose amino-acid sequence MDEGRVRGRGIRVRGGRRAGHGRRGAGQRGRGVQISGGRGAGQRGRGVQISGGRGLGQRGRGVQFSGGRGAGQQGRGEGPGARARQPRTIITDEMRATVIDHVTVHGMTMAEAGLRVRPNLSRFTMATIIREFRQRNRVERMPHRGGRVAILTAAQETLIVDMVRENNLIRLLEIRDKVIADNVNFESIDDVSLATIV is encoded by the exons atggatgAAGGCAGAGTCAGGGGAAGAGGAATTCGAGTCAgaggagggagaagagctggccatggaagaagaggagcaggccaacgaggaagaggagttcaaatcagtggaggaagaggagcaggccaacgaggaagaggagttcaaatcagtggAGGAAGAGGTTTaggccaacgaggaagaggagttcaattcagtggaggaagaggagcaggccaacaagGGAGAGGAGAAGGTCCAGGAGCGAGAGCAAGACAACCTCGCACCATCATTACGGACGAGATGCGAGCAACAGTCATTGACCATGTCACTGTCCATGGCATGACAATGGCTGAAGCAGGACTACGAGTCCGTCCAAACCTGAGTAGGTTCACCATGGCCACCATTATCAGGGAATTCAGACAACGCAACAG agtTGAAAGAATGCCACATAGAGGTGGGAGGGTTGCCATATTGACAGCGGCACAAGAAACCCTCATTGTGGATATGGTTCGTGAGAACAACCTCATCAGACTCCTGGAGATCAGAGACAAAGTCATTGCCGATAATGTCAACTTTGAGAGCATTGATGATGTCAGCTTGGCCACAATAGTCTGA